The bacterium genome segment AGTAGTTGCTCGACTGCTTTTAATTCTACGATAACTTTTTCTTCAACTAAAAGATCTATCCGGTATCCACAATCTAATTTAAATCCTTTTTTCTCTGTTCCTCTGCGTC includes the following:
- a CDS encoding GxxExxY protein encodes the protein MVKENRNYSPQRRRGTEKKGFKLDCGYRIDLLVEEKVIVELKAVEQLL